DNA from Tachysurus vachellii isolate PV-2020 chromosome 22, HZAU_Pvac_v1, whole genome shotgun sequence:
tatgGATGGATGTAATGTAATTACACATGTCTAAGCCCAATGAGCCAACAGTCCAATGGTCTGTGTTAACAAGACGGGTGCATAATCGGCAGCTGCACCCTTGTCCTCTGAATGATTACTGAAATAGTACTTGGTCTTATTATAGGACTATGAGTCaaagaggaggggaaaaaagtgtcTTGCTAGTATAACATTACAGCGCCTCCTAGTGTCTAAATACTGCCATCATGAGCCCAGAAATGTGACTCacatttgttttctgtattttgtctGGTTTACATGTATTTTCACATTCTTAAAAGTCATTAAACATttcactatactataatatactatactatacaatactatactacTTTCTAAGTAAAAGGCttagattttattctttatggTCGTGTACAGCACATCTGcagatttatataaatacagtgaTGCTTGTacctaaaaaagtaaaaaatatattaatatatttcttaaatatGCCTAGACCAAGATAAGTCCATGTCCAAGACCAAAAGTGAACTGTATGTCCTTACCAAGGTGATTATTTCGAGTCAAGAGGTGCAGGAGCTATTACTGGGGTTTACAGTGAGATGACTGACAAACAATAAGGGCCTTGCGTGATATAAGTACACTGATTATGGAGCCATGGAAAAGGAACAAGACACCAGTACTCCGCTGAATGGATAAAACAGGTGGTGTATTCCTATCATGAATTAATCATATCTCTATATCCAGGAACACAAAGGATCTTCAGTGCAAGTAGTTAAACACTGTCGTGCTCTACTGCTATTTGTGCTATTTGTACAGATCACCTGCCTGGAGGTgtgaattaaaaatgtgatttttttctagTGAGAACATGATGCACAGTGCAGTGAGGAATGAGCTTAATCACATCTTACACTGCGTTGATACTTATACTAATTTCTAGCACCTAGCATCTTTCTGAAGGGGCTGTTCAGGGCTTCAAATCTGACTTAAAGACCAACAATACACTCCAATAATTTGCTAAAatgtatatttgcatattgaacCTAAGACGAtcttttacatatatttttaattcagaaaTCTATTCACAGAATATTTAAAGCACATGCAATATATGATGACAAGAATATGAATATATGCATCCTGGATATAttggaaaaaagtaaatataaaatgcatGTCTGTGTTAGATAACTAATAGATCGTAAATAGAGCATCAGAAAAGTGttaaggagggaaaaaaattcaGTTACCATTTATCCTGCTCAGGAtcatggtggatctgggattttcTTCTGGATGGAAAGCCTAGTCCACTGCAGGGCACCACGCATACACATCCTAGTAAGTCTACCACACCGGAGAACACAAGGAAAGCATGCACGCAAGCTGgaaacagacagtaacctgaacTCAGGGTCAAACAGGAACCCCTGGATAATATTACTCATCATGCCACCACACTGGTATcttatttacagatttatgacatttaaaaagTTTGAATAATcctataaataaatttttttaatgttagctTAATTAAGTTTTTATCATAttagctctacacacacatggtATTCCCTCAAAAAATAACAGGGTACATAACTTGAAATCATTCACCTGTGATTTGGAGACCTCAAGAATACATCATTTATGACATTTTGGGTGTTTTTCTTACCTAGAAAAGTGTATGAAGTAAATTTTAAAGCTAATTAACTACAAGACCAGAATTATGTATAGTGAATTGTTTTAAATGGATCCAAAGATGATGATACAGCAGCAAGACGATGCTGAGGTGTTGTTTGtgcagtatttctgcacacgcaatattgtttcaacatacagtatttatactggtgctgtttttgtgtattatattttgtgtaatgtcttgtatattttgtttccactgtctttttgtcttgtcctgcagtGTTTGCACCAGGTCGCACGGAtgcatctactgtatgtatctAGTACTAACTtcctaagtccttatagctctgtctttgttttatgtagcaccatgatcctggagaaacgttgtctcatttcactgtgtactgaaaCAGCTATAtagggttgaaatgacaataaaagttacTTGACTTGagttgacttgacttgtttaGTAAGTACTGCCGGTgaagacacgcccacttttgAATTTCATTGGTCAAGTATAAACCGATCATCTGTCCACTCCGAGTGTTTGCTCAAGTAGCTGAAGTTTTGAGCCCAACTCTAAATAAACCGGGTGATTTTAAGGTACGCAGAACATTTTATCCTTCGCAGCGATGAGTAAATTAATCCCAGCTCAAGAAGCGGCCAAGATCTACCACACTAACTATGTAAGAAACGCCAGAGCCATCGGCGTACTATGGATCATCTTCACCATCTGCTTTGCCATAATTACTATGGTGGTGTTCATTCAGCCTTACTGGATCGGGGACAGTGTGGACACCCCGCAATCTGGATACTTCGGTCTTTTCCATTACTGTATCGGAAACCCCATTACAGGGGAGCTGGTGTGTAAAGGAAGTGCTCTGGATTTCGGATCCATTCCCTCTGGAGCTTTTAAGACGGCTATGTTCTTCGTAGGGATTTCATTCCTGCTGGTTGTGGGCACCATCGGTTGCTTCAGcctctttttcttctgtaaCGCCGGCAGTGTGTATAAGATCTGTGCGTGGATGCAGCTCGCAGCCGGTATATATCATAATTCTATTGATATTAATACCTTACATTTAAGTCTTTAAATACGTGATCACCTTAGGCTGGAGTtcttaaaacttttatttgcaCACAGGAAATGTTTCCATGACTGTAAAACAAATTCCACAGACTTCAGTGcagatttttttgaaaaatagcttttttattattattattattcctgaaCTTTCCACCAGAATACATTAGGTTCACTTAATTAAGTGGTGTATTCCTCTCTATGTGACTGAAGTTTAAATTAAACTTATTCCTCTGAAGTGACTAGTAATAATAGCTGATCTCAATTCATAAATATTATACATACCTTCATTTAAGGTTAGATTGTGATTAACAATGGATCTACACTCCTTCGACTTTCCTTCTCCTGACTTTTCCCTGGGAAGTGAAGTTTTCGGGGCTTTAAAAAAGTAGTCATCATCCAAATGTGTACCtaaaagtatatttaaacatacataTTAAGGCCAGCAACAAGGAAAAGTCATTTGATTTTTGCCCATATAACTAATTTACTCATGGAAGTAATTTGATACTGTAAAAGATCCCACGACCTGAGACAGAAGATTTGTGAGTGTTTAGCTCTGTACTTAGACTCAAACGAAAGTCAGTCTGCGTACACATCTGtcaaatgtataaatatgaaagtaaacctgaagacagatgcaaaaaggtTTTCCATAACACATTCAGCACCACGGCCAGTTCCATCAGTTCCTACAGTATAGCAGGAGAGCTGTCTTTACCTTGACAATTGTATATAGGTTCTTTCTTATTccagggcccagcagtggcttTCTGACAGTTGTGGGTTTTTAACTCACAATATGCTACCACTGTTACAATGCTAACAATATGAATAATAAcagataacattaaaaaaaaaaaaacaacaacacatagTTAGTAAACTTGGAATGTTAACAATGCTTTAGGACATTGCATGATGGATTAAActctgtacatatttacagtgtGGCATGATGTCCTGTTGTTAATTACTGCCTTATAGGTCCAGGGTCCTTGGTTTGTTCCTGAGTTTGGGTTATAGTATTTGTGGCATTTTGTACATATCCCTTGTGTCTGtaagggtttcctccaggttccaATTTATTTCCACCTCCCAAAACATGTCAGTAGGTGGATTGTCTACTCTAGGTGTGATTGAGTATGTGAACGTGTGTGCTTGGTGTCTAGAGATGGGCGTAAAGATCAGAAATACTGAAACACCCCTCAAACAACAGCTGACATATAAAAGACCTGTAACATTCCTGAATATGCCACTACACACCATATCCCCTTTAAGGAACCTGAGTAAGTGAAAGTAAGAGCACTCTGAAAACTAACACCAATGCCGAGCCTGTGCCAGCTGTCCTGCTAGATAGATATTGTATGACACTAAATAATAGATATCAATTTAGCTCCCTACAGTGAAAGCAGGCCTGGCCAGAGTTGCCTGGCAAcagtttttcatatttattgcCTTCTTGTTACATATTTCATTGCTTCTTGTCGGGTGAAGGCATAATGTTCCACTTGGTGGAACAATAAAGACAATCTGTTTAAGTAATAATTCATCACTATAATAATGTGATAGAATGAAGCAGAGTGTTTTTATGTATTAGCTGGGCACATTTTATGCTGAGCTGAGATTATGTTGACAGGTTTATGTGCTAGAGGTCAGTTTCTTCATCCTTTTATGTCTGCTTGTGTCCATTTTTAAGGTTTATCTTAGAACCGATTCAGATTGAGGTGGAAAGCAGAAAGACTTGAATCGAGACGTAGATTTATCACAGGCATTATAACATGTTCCATTTTCTATGTAGTCCTTTCACTTTATATACACTGGGTTTTACAGGAAACCACCAGGTGCTAGAAGGGTAAAAGCTGTTGTTTGTTAGTTAAGTTGTAGAAATGTTTGCATGTACTCTTTCACTGTTCCTATTGTAGGAGAAAAATTTGTTGCCTTCAACAGTTTATAAGAAAgtcaaaagcattttttttttgtcttttcctaTTTGGCTAAATAATTGCCATTTTAGACATTTGTTCACCAATAgtgttatataataaatatagttgATGAACCGTAATAAGTCATAGATatattaatagattttatttcgCATTACTGAACTCAATTCACCTGGACAGAAATCGAGTTGGGACGATAGCATTGGCCTGCTGTTAGTTAATATCCCAACTGTCAATCACTCCAGGTCCATGTCAGTGCCTATTTTGAGTCATAGCTCATAACTGCATGGTGAATATATGCAAACACCAACCAAGAGAGTAATCAGAGGCCAAAACCCAGCATGAAATCACAGACCTGTGACACACCAGCATCAATTTGTATGCCAGTCTGCCAAACCCTGCAGTTTATCCCAGAGGCAAGAGGAACTATTGGATGGCATCAGAGATGAACAGAAAGTCACTGTACAGCTCTGTATTCTGTCGCTCTAAATAAAACTATTTCCAAATGAATACATGTGAaattacaatatactgtatgtggcaCATTTATTTGTGAAAGCTTCTAAATCTAGGACACAGTGATCAGTCTGTTTTTCTATCATGTAGCTACCTGTATGGTCATAGGCTGTATGATATACCCTGACGGATGGGACTCTGAGGAGGTGAAGCGCATGTGTGGCCAGCGGACAGATAAGTACACGCTTGGGAACTGCACGGTACGCTGGGCTTACATCCTGGccatcatcagcatcatggACTCCCTTGTCCTCGCCTTCCTGGCCTTTGTACTGGGAAACCGACAGGACAAACTGCTGCCCGAGGACTTCCAGGTGGGAGAGAACACAGGTATGGCAGCAGGCtatttctatacacacacttagGAGGGGAAAAAGATATCTAAAAgtgaaaacttttttaaatcattgataagatgtttcatatttattgttgattaattttctaaaacAGTAGCTCTCTCAGTTCTATAGTAACACTTGTACACCACAGATAAAAATAACTTGTTTATGTTGTCTATAGAGACATTTGTTTCACAGGCATTCCACAATAGACAtaactataaatgaataaaaaataaaagtaatgagCTATTcttgtactgtaatgtatattttacCCAATAAAGAGACAAGGACATGCTTTTATAATAATCAGTGTGAGAAACAAggtctgtattgtattttacTGCTGTATTCGAAAGCAGGTTTTGAGCCTCCCACGATTTTTATCTTCTAAGAAGTAAGGTCAGGACAAAGACAGCAGGCTTCACTTCGAAACACTTTTGTGTGCATCTTGTTCCTAAGCAACGCAATATTAAAATAGACAGTTGGGTAACTTTTGTTTCTTCTCTCGAGTCATTCGAGTCCCAGGAGAAAGCAGCGTGTAGAAAAAACGAGTGCTGAGGTTCACGGTCTTGGTGACGTACATGTAGACTTTATGCAGTCCGTGAGATCATGAGGTTGATACACAACTGTCTCTTTCATTTCAGAAGGAGCATGAAGCCTCCGAATTCCTCATCTGTTCACGGATCTGCGTCAGCCAAATCACCTTTCA
Protein-coding regions in this window:
- the lhfpl5a gene encoding LHFPL tetraspan subfamily member 5 protein, whose product is MSKLIPAQEAAKIYHTNYVRNARAIGVLWIIFTICFAIITMVVFIQPYWIGDSVDTPQSGYFGLFHYCIGNPITGELVCKGSALDFGSIPSGAFKTAMFFVGISFLLVVGTIGCFSLFFFCNAGSVYKICAWMQLAAATCMVIGCMIYPDGWDSEEVKRMCGQRTDKYTLGNCTVRWAYILAIISIMDSLVLAFLAFVLGNRQDKLLPEDFQVGENTEGA